The Malus domestica chromosome 06, GDT2T_hap1 genome has a segment encoding these proteins:
- the LOC139196822 gene encoding uncharacterized protein, translating into MVIDSSEKWHEKLGHTLWAYRTSKRAGTGTTPYALTFGQDAVLPMEINVSSVRIQNQFGLHNEEYIEAMCQGIEDLDIGRIEALNQIQEGKKAVARAYNKKVKIKSFKEEDLVWKTVFPLRAQLRGFGKWSPTWEGPFMISRVLDKEGGGPRRKLAETSH; encoded by the coding sequence ATGGTGATAGATAGTTCGGAAAAGTGGCATGAAAAGCTAGGGCatactttgtgggcatacagaacttccaagagggcaggaacagggacaactccttatgctttaactttcgggcaagatgcagtgcttcccatggagatcaatgtaagttctgttagaattcaaaatcagtttGGGTTACACAATGAGGAGTATATCGAGGCCATGTGTCAAGGGATTGAAGACTTAGATATAGGccgaattgaagccttgaaccagattcaGGAAGGGAAGAAAgctgttgcccgagcttataacaaaaaggtGAAGATAAAGTCTTTCAAGGAAGAAGATTTGGTGTGGAAGACAGTCTTTCCTCTAAGAGCTCAGCTTAGGGGCTTTGGaaaatggagcccgacatgggaaggtcctttcatgATTAGTCGAGTATTAGACAAAGAAGGTGGCGGACCTCGAAGGAAATTGGCAGaaacatcccattaa